The Paenibacillus dendritiformis region GGACCGGTTTTCTGAACGGGAAAATGGTTGACCTTGTGTCTCCTTTCGCCGATGCGAGCATCAATTTGCCCTTGTTCGGCGGAGATGAGGCTTGCGCAGGCCGGACTCACTCCTATGCGGATAGCGAAATGACGGCCATCCTGGAGGGTTTGGAGCGTTATTGCGGTCTGTCTCCCCGCGGCAAACGAACCGTCGTTCATGACAGTTTCCGCAATGTACAGGACCGGGCGCTCGATCCTCTCCGTGTAGGCGTCCATGCGAAGGAACAGTATGAACGCTCCTGCTTCCCGTTCAAGCCCTTCGATCCCGAACGGCCGATCGATTGGGTATGGGGCTATTCGTTCCTGCAGGAGCGTCCGATTCTCGTACCGGAGCTGCTGGCCTATTACAGTGCGGGCTGCGGACACGGATTCGTCTATGAAACGTCAAATGGCTGCGCGTTGGGCGGCAGTCTGGAGGAAGCGATCTTCTACGGGATGCTGGAAGTGGTGGAGCGCGACTCCTTCCTCATGACCTGGTATGCGCGGCTGCCCCTGCCTCGCCTGGATCTCCGCTCGGTCCCGGACCGGGAATTGAGATGGATGACGGATCGTTTGGAGGCCGTGGCGGGCTATGACGTGTATTTGTATAAGTCGACTATGGAGCATGGCATACCAAGCGTGTGGGCGCTCGCGAAAAACAAGAAAGAGCGGGGCGTGAACCTCATTTGCGCGGCGGGCGCCCATCCAGATCCGATCCGCGCGGCAAAGAGCGCGATCCACGAGGTGGCGGGCATGCTGCTCACGGTCAGCGAGAAATTCGAGGAAAACCGTCAGCAGTATGAACGGATGCTTCTCGATCCATACCAGGTCGTTCAGATGGAGGACCACTCCATGCTGTACGGGTTGAAACAGGCCGAGGAACGGCTCGATTTTCTGCTGAATGACGATCGTCCGATGCAAACGTTCGCCGAAGCGTTTGAACCGAAGGGCTGGAACGCCGATCTGACCGATGATCTGAAGGCCATGTTGGATGTTTTTCGCCACTTGAATCTTGAAGTGATCGTGGTCGACCAGACGACTCCGGAGACGCGCCGCAACGGACTCTATTGCGTGAAAGTACTCATTCCCGGCATGCTGCCGATGACGTTCGGGCAGCATCTCATCCGTGTGACGGGACTGGATAGGGTGCTCAGGGTCCCTGCGGAGCTGTCTTATACGCTGGAGCCCTTGTCGCCCGAGCAGCTTAATCCATATCCGCACCCGTTCCCATAAAGTACGGCTATGGGGCGGTGCGGTTGATGCCAGGGAGGAAAGCGATGAGTCTGATGAATCTGGACGATTTTCTTCACCGTTTGCAATATGATCCGGATAAGGTCAAGCCCTTGGATTGGGAGACGGATTGGGATGACGCGCCACTTCCTTACAAGCTTTATCGCGGCTTGCCGATGTTTCCGCTATCCAGGGAAGTGCCGGCAACGCTCGAAGGCAGGGATACGCCCGGTGTGCCCAGCCTTCGCGATATCGGGCATTTCCTCTACTATGTATACGGGCTTGCCCAATTGACCCAATCCGTCATGGAACGGGATCCATCGGAAGAATCGGGAGGCGTCTTGCAGATGTGCCGGCGCTTCGTTGCTTCCGGAGGCGGGCTATATCCGAGCGAACTGTATCTCTATCTGAAGCTTGGCGAATTGCCTGCCGGCGTATACCATTACGATGCGGCGCATCATCGGTTGGCGTTGCTGCGCGAAGGGAATTTCGATGATTTTTTGACGAGGTCGCTCGGTCATCGCTCTGAGGCGAACGGTTGCTTCGGTGCCGCGTTCGTATCTACCGTTTACTGGAAAAACTTTTACAAATACAATAATTTTGCCTTCCGGCTGCAGGGACTGGACGCCGGCGTTGTGATCGGACAGCTGCTCGAAATCGCGAAACGATTCGGATTTTCGTCTGTCGTGCATTTTCAATTTCTCGATCAAACCATCAATCATCTGCTCGGACTATCGGAACAGGAGGAGAGCGTGTATGCGGTAATCCCGTTATCGACGGAACCCGCGATCCGGTGGGTGGAAAGCGGGAACGAGGAGGAGGACACGGTGTCCGCCTCCGATCTGTGCCGGGAGTTGTCGCCAATCAGTCATGATCACTATGTCAGGTCACGGCGGATCGCAGATTATCCGCTGCTGCTTCAGATGAGTGCTGCGTCCCGACTGGATTCGGCGCGATTGTTTCGTCAGATCCGGTCAGATGAGCAAGCAATCCCGGATCAAGCGCTCACACTGCCTCTGCCGCCTGTAGACCGCTTGTCGTATGATTTGGCGGCGGTGTGCCGCAGCCGGTTCTCGCCCGAGACGGAATTTGTCTTGAAGCCGATCGGTCTCTCACGGCTTGCCGCTCTGCTTCGGGAAGCAACGGCTTCCTTCACGTATCGCAACGACCTGGATGGCCCGCAGGAGCGGGCGGAACCCCGCGTATGCCTGTATGGCTGCTTCTACGGAGTCGAAGACGTTCCGGATGGCGCCTATCGTTACGATGGCGCCTCGCATTCGCTGCGGTCGGTGTGCCTTGGAGATCACCGGCAACGGATGCAGGAGGGAATGTCGGTTCCCAATATCAATTTGTTTCAAGTTCCGCTCTGCTTGCATGTGGCAGGGAAGAGGGGGTTCTTGCAATCGCAGCTCGGCAAGCGGGGATACCGTATACAGCAAATGGAGGCCGGGATGCTCGTACACCGATTATTGCTGGCAGCATCCGCCCTCGGGATGGGAGGCCGTCCGCTTCTCGCGTTTGACGCCAATTCCAGCGATGCGCTTTATCGGACGGCTTCCCGGGATGAGACGGGACTGATTTTCATACCGATCGGTCCCTATCGTCACCGATTGCGATTGGCGGGCAGCTTGAGCCGTTAAAATAAAAGAATCATCGCTAACAACATTGACGCAAACCGTCATGTCGTTAGCGATGAACCCCGCTCTTTCAACCGGATTCCTCTTACCAATGATGGTGATCCCACGGATGATGGCCATGCGCGTGGGGATGGTCCCATGGATGGAACCAATCATGATGGTAGTCGACAGGGCAGCAATCCCACCCGGAAGATAGATAAGAATGAAGGTAGTCATCCATATGCGGATCCCATGGATGCTGCATGAAAGGATGGTTCATGGACGGATAGTGAGCATGCTCCCAGGGGTGAACCATATCGGGGTGCACATGCTCCAGGGGCTGAACCATCGCAGGAAAGTGCACGTTCTCCCCGGGATGAGCCATTACGGCTTGCTGTTCGTCCCCCCAAGGATGACACATTCCGGGATGGTGTCCGTGATGATGAGGAATATGGTGCCAGGTAGAATGGGACTCGTGAAATACGTCATCGCGAGGTCTAATTTGAATATTCGACTGCTCGAGTGCTTGCTCGGACGGATCGGAACCCTGCAAGCCGACCGGTTGAACGTAAGTTTGATGGCATGTCATGGTTGGTTTTCCTCCTAATCTTTTGAGGGGCAATGCATTGTGAACAACCCTCTTCTTGTAAAACTCGCTTTGGAAGCCTTCGCTCGGAATAATTTACAATATGCCGAGATTGGAAAAAGGGCACTTGACCCGATAAAATGGGCAGCTGGAGGAATACTGATGTCGGTTGACAAGAACATGGAGACATTACATGCCGCGTAAAACGCGGCTTTTCGTATGATTAGGCCAATCAGAATTTCTGGTTGGCCTATTTTTGCAGGTATATAAAGATGGCGGTAAGCAATGGTTGCGCATTTTTCAATTGACGCATAAGTGAATAGTGTATATAGTATATATATACAGTAGCCACTCTATTGACGGCAGCGAGGTGAGGGAACCTGAATATCATCATATCCAATGCATCGAACGATCCGATTTACATACAGATTAGGAACCAGATCAGACAGAGCATCCTGAGCGGTGAATTGCGTGCAGGCGACAGCCTCCCTTCCATCAGGCAGCTGGCCAAGGATTTGCAAGTGAGCGTCATTACGACCAAGCGTGCTTATGAAGAGTTGGAGAAAGAGAAGCTAATCGACTCTGTCAAAGGCAAGGGTTGTTTCGTATCGGGAGCAAATAAAGATTTTATTCGGGAGCAGCGCATGAAACAACTTGAAGAAAAAATGATGGAACTCATTCAGGAAAGCAAGGAATTAAGCATGAGTCAACAAGATGTAATCGATCATCTGACTTTATTGTTCGAGGAGGAAGAGGCACCATGAATGCAATAGAATTACGCAATTTAACAAAAACATACTCTCAATTTACTGTCGATAATATATCTTTGGATGTGAAACAAGGCTACATTACCGGTCTGATTGGTCCGAATGGCGTTGGCAAAAGCACATTGATCAAGATGATGCTTGGCATCATTCGTCCTGACTCGGGGAGCATCAAAATACTGGGCACCGATATGCCTAAACAAGAAGTTGACATTAAGCAGCGCATTGGCATTGTGTCGGATGACTGCTTCTATTATGAGCATCTGACGATTCGTGACACGAAGAAGATGATCGCACCTTTCTATAAGAAGTGGAACGAAAAGAAGTTTAACAGCTATCTTGAACAATTCGAGTTGTCCCCCAAGAAGAAGATCGAACAGTTATCCAAGGGGATGAAAGTCAAGTTTTCCCTTGCCGTTGCCTTATCGCATGAAGCAGAGCTCTTAATCATGGATGAACCTACCTCTGGACTGGATCCTGTGTTTCGAAGGGAAATGCTCGATCTGCTTGCGGATATGATGCAGGACGAGAGAAATTCGATTATCTTCTCGACCCATATCACAACGGATCTGGATCGGATTGCCGACTACATTGCTTTCATCAATCGTGGAAAGCTCGTTTTCAATGAAGCAAAAGATGAAGTGCTCGAGAGATACGCCATCGTAAAAGGCGACTCAGAGCTGCTCGATTCGGATATTCGAAACAAATTTGTCGGGATTCGCGAAACGGCTGTTGGCTTTGAGGGTTTAGTAGATAATAGACAGGAGGCTGAACAATTGTTCGGGAATTATGCTGTTTTTGACACACCATCCTTAGAAGACATCATGTATTTCACCGCCAAGGGAGGACGCAAGGGAGGACGCATTTATGCTTAACTTGCTTCGTAAAGACTTCATCGCTTTAAAAAGCTCACTATGGATGAGTCTCATGTATCTTGCTGTATTCAGTGCCGCTTTTATACCAAGTCTTTCATCGTCTATTCACCTTGTGGGTATCTATACCGCTTTCGCCACCCTTAGTCTCGGTACGATGAGCGATATCAAAAACCATAATCATAATTTTCTGGTTACGCTGCCGATTAGCCGCAAGCATATTATTAAAGCCAAATACATAACGGCCATCATTTATACACTTTTTGGAGTTCTTGCTTCTTACGGGATTCACTCTATCGTCAAACTAGCAGTCCCAGAGCTTAACAAGCCAGACTATTCAGTCATGGACATACTGGGCCCAGTAGGCATAGCGCTTGTTCTAGCTTCCATCTATTTGCCGCTTTTTTACGCACTTAGTAAAAAAGGAAACACTATTATTAATGTCGTATTCTTGATAATTCTAATTGCTCTTAGTCAGCCTACGGCTATTTTTATGAATATGATAAACGAGAGAGGCTTCAGCAGTGACCCAACGTTATTTCTAATCCTGATCGGTATCTTACTGTTGTTCATTGCTTCCTATTACGTAACTGTACAGCTGTTCACGAGAAAGGACTTATAGGAGGCCGCGCAGTTGTATGGACAAGGTGATAAAAAAAGGAGAACTCGTCAAATGAAAGATAAAAAATGGATACTTTTGGTGCTGGCCGGATGGTCAACATTAGTCGTGAGTCTGTTCCTAGCTGGTCTTGCCGGTGATGCTGCTAACCAGTTGCTCGGCCTATCAGGAAATTCTCGAACGTTCGTTCAGGGTATTGTAATGAGCGGGCTGGTTGTTCCGATAATTTTGTATTTGTATCCGCATGTCTATAAGATCACTGGTGTTCAATCCAAACCATCAGTATACTCCTGGAAAAGGCTTCCTCACTTTATGACTGGGGTTCTCTTGGCAACTGCACTGGCTTCATTAGGGTTCATCATAGCCAGTTCTCAAGGGTGGGTTGTCATTGAAAAATGGCATACCCCCGATCAGTGGCTAGCTGCGCTGATTACCAATGTTATCGTTGCTTTTCTATATGAAGCTTTACCAGAGGAATTAGGATTGCGAGGCATGCTGTATGATCTCTTACGCCATCGATTCGCGGCTTGGCTAGCTGTTTTATTTCAAATTATTCTATTTATACTTGTCCCTGTTACAGCTACCTGGCTTCAAGTGCTCTGTGGATTTCCTCCCGGAAACACCATTAACGTCTTTTATGTCACATTAATTCTAAGTTTTGGAACATGTTTGCAGCTGCTCCGTCTATGGACCGGGAGTCTCTGGGCGTCGATTGGTTTTCACCTTGCCTACTTAGAAATCATCAGGTTTGTCATCTTCCCGCATAAATATGGCGGACCAATCATAACCTTCCACGAATCAGAGCCTGGACTCGCCTGGTTAATCTCTGTCAGTATGATTATTGTTGGGGGCATCGTTGTTTCACTCGTTATCCTAGGGGCGAAGCGTTTTATACGGAAAAGAGATAATAGGCAGGAGGCCGCACAGTTGTATGGCCAAAGCGATAAATAAAAAAGGAGAGCCCGTGAAATGATAGATACAGAAAAAAAGGGGTAAAATTGTTCATTCGACGCTATTTACAGAATGGTTCACTCCATATAACCAACCAGAATTTAATTCATTTACGGCCTTTTTCGCCGTTACCTTACTCCCATCTGCACTAATGGGTGCAGTCAATGACATCTTTTCTAGAAAATAAATCCATCATGGCTAAAATATAAAAAGTCAGATGGAAGATGTTTGTCGGAGGACAAGAACATATACGCATTTAAAGTCGCGGAAATCGCGGCTTTTTTGTTTTAACGATGTTTCTTGTCCCGGGGAAAGGACAAGAACTTACATCGTTAGCCTGCTGATTTTTATCGATAATTTGCCTTTTATCGTTTTCTTTTACGGATACCCTTAGTAACCTTATCCGTTTTAGAAAAATTTAACACTGTATGATTACCACTCATTAAAAATTGCCCTTTTTAGATAATACACTTGCTTTTTCACGTAATCCTTTTGAATTCTTTAGAAATTGCTCGATTTCATCCATATAACCCGGTATTGTAATCTGTCTCGGAGCGAAGAGACTAATGAAAAATGCCCGCAGATTCGAATTCGCCGTTTGCTTGCTTAACATGGAATGATCGGCATCAGGGAAGACAGCTACGGTCAGCAGCTCGGGTTTTACGATATCGCGATATACCCGCTCCGTATCCTTCACATCGACCTGCAGATCTTCTTCACCCAGAATCAATAGCACGGGCGAATTGAAATTACGGAGATCATCGGTGGCATCCGACAAGAAATTTTTGCTGACAAATGTCCATCTGTCTTTCGACATAAGGCTAGTTTCGCGAGCGATTTTGACATACTCTTCATAGGAAGCATGTTTTTCCAAAAGGTTGCGCACTTGCCGGTCATACGCCTCTTTGTCTTGAATTTCCGCTTCGGAGTACCCATCTTTCTCCATTTCTTTGCGTGTATAGTATTGTCCTTGACTTATCCAATTAATGGCGGGCGATAGAAGAAGGCTAAATGCGAGCGGTTCCTTCTCGGCAAGCTTGGGAATGACCCAGCCTGCCTGGCTTGCCCCCCAAACCCCAACCTGTTTCTCGTCAATCATCGGCTGCTCTTTTGCCCATGCAATGGCCTGACGCGCCTCTTCTACACGATCATCTATACTCTGATGCAACCAGTTGCCTTCAGACCCGTTAATTCCTCTTTTGTTAAGGGACAAAGAGGCGTAACCAAGGGAAGCTAACCGCTCCCAAAGCGGCTTATAGCCATCATCATGGGAGGCGTCAATGGGGCCGTCGCCATGAATAAACAAAACCAATCCCAGCTTGTCCGAGTAGTTTTTAGGCAGTACGAAAGTACCGGTCAACTTGCCCTGGGGCGTCTGGATCTCAACAGCTTGGTCAACCATGTCAAAGCTGTGTTGCTTCAAAATATAAAGTCCTGCACCGCCAATTAACAGGACGATGATCATAATGGCAATCGTTATTTTCTTTTTCATCTTATTTCTCCTTGTGAAAAATTCGTAGTTATTTCAATCTCAGGACCATATAGTTCCATTTCCATTCATCAAATAAAAAATGACTTAGTATACTATTTTCTTGCGAATGAGTATAGAATGATAACTGCTCGTACAGATGCTTGGCCCGCGGGTTTTTACCTGAAACGTGCAAGCTTAGTATATTCAGGCTTGGCTCTGCTTGAACAAACTGCTGTGCCCATTCCAATAGCAATTTTCCAACTCCCTTACTTCGATGATCGGGATGGACAACAACGGCAGCAATATAACATTCTCCAGCTTGCGGTTTATGGTCTAATAACGATAACCCGATGAACAGTTTAAGCAAGTTCCATTTTCCAAAGCTGTTAAAACTTCTCCACGAAGGAAGCTGTTTCTTTTCTTCCTTTATCTCTGAATTCGCATTCCATTTGATAGACAATGTTCCGATAACTTCTCCCTCTTCCAGAGCGACAATCCTTCGACTTGCCGGTTCAGCGGGAATGTGTTCAAGAAGCTTCTCGAAAAAAAGAGCAAGATCTTCATCGCTCATGTTCGTAAGGTGTTGAAATTTCCCGCGAAACCCGTGAACAAGCAGGCGGCCGACCTGTGGATTGTACTTGGCCTGCATCGGTTCAATCGTTATCCGCGCCGCATTCATGATCATATCCTCCTTCGGAATTTGTAACCCGCTCTATTAAGACTTGCAGTTCGTATTGCTATCTCAACGATACACTTTAGGTCAGACCTAAGGTCAAGTGTTTCCATTTAAATGATTAACCCAGTACGAATAAAATGGATGACGTAAATTTATACAGAAAATAGATATAAGAGTCTGCAGCATTGAAATAGTAAATGATTTTATTTACAATATTTGCATATGCCTTTATTTCCACAAACGATAACTGACTTTTGGCGGGTGCAATTTTTGAACGGAGACGTCCTCTATAGTGATGAAGTCTTTACTGTCGCCATCATGCGGTTTTCGCCGAGTTCCAGTCCTCCGTCTCGGAACAAGACTTGGATGACGCTTATGTGGAATTGGATCACTGGGCGGTATTCGGCTCTTTTGAGCACAACCGCCTGGCCAGCGCCGCCAGCATGTACCTGGGAGGACAATGGGCAAATTGCGGATCTCGGCGTACAGACTCTATCAGATAATTAACTTACTTCATGCAACTGAAACCGCATAGAATGCGGTTTTTTTGTTTTATGTCATCAAATCTATCGTTAATTTTTGTGTACAAAATGAACTTTTATAACCTCTGCGATCTCTTATCTATGAAAAGGGGAGTGAACATGAGAGTAAGCCATCTTGTCAAACACGCCCAAAAAGGCAACAAGGAAGCATTATTACAACTCATCATGGCCGATAAGGACGCTTATTATCGTCTTGCCTATGCATACATGGGTAACGAGCATGATGCCATGGATGCGATGGAGGACATGATAGTTGCCCTCTATGAAAAGATTGATCAATTGCAAAATGGCGAAGCATTTTACAGCTGGAGCAAAACCATTCTCGTCAATCGGTGCAAAACATTACTTCTCAAAAAGGAGCGGTTTCTTCCACTGGAAGACGAGCGAGCACCATCACTTGCTGCATTAACCAACGATAATCCATATCGCGATACAGAGTCCGAGATGGACATGCAAGTACTGCTATCTCATCTAAATGCACAGCAGCGGGAAGCGATCGAGCTTCGTTATGTTCATGATCTTCCGTATTAGACGATTACGGACATGACCGGCGCGCCGCTTGGAACAATTAAGTCAAGAATCTCACAGGGAATACTAAAACTGAAAGTCATGATCGGAGGTGATCGCAATGATAACGATCGAGGAGAAGTTACAGGAGCATAAAGAGACCTTGAATCAGATACAGGCTCCGTCAGACCTTGAAGGCAGACTTCGAGATGCGCTTCACAATGTTCCCGCCAAAAAAAGAAACAAGAATAAAGCTCGGGCATGGGTTGCATCAGTTGCCGCTGCGCTCATTCTCATGGTTGGAGTATATGAGTATCCGGCCTTAGCTTATTACGGAAGCAAGTTGTTTAATAGCGTCAGCTTGAACTCTCTCAGCTTTGCTGAAGTGATGGGGCAGGGATTCGGACAAAGGGTAAACAAAAGCACAACGCTTAAGGATGGCACTGTCCTTACCATTAATGGCGTGATTGCGGACGATAATGTATTTCGCATGTATTACACGATTGATCGGCCTGCAGGCACCGAATATACTGACCATGATTTTGTACGTTATATCTTTGAACGAGTGAATGGGTTCTTGACTGATTCAGCTCCGCTAGGAGGAGGCGGCAATCCCGGCAAAAACAAGAGCCAGTTCGTGGGATACATCGAATTCGAGCCAGTCAGTCCATTTTCTCGAACATTAACCCTTACATTCAATGAGTGGCTGGATAATGGGGAGAAGATATCCTATCCGCTCTCCTTCGAGTTTGAAGCGAACAAAGCGATGAAGAGTATCATTAAAGAGGATCTTTCTGAATCCATCGCTGTCGATAAAGGCATGATTCACTATGACTCCATTACGGCTTCGCCAACTTCCACCATCGTGAAGGGGCATTATGAATTAGAGGAATACCCAAGAAGATTTTCAGGAAAAACCAAGCTTTATGTGAATGGAACAGAAGTTGGATTGACTAGAGCAGGGAGAAGTAATCCAGACTTCCAATTGAAATTTAATCCGTTCCCTACAGACAATATTCAGTCCATTGAGCTTGAACTCGTCAATTTTGAAGGGTATCACAAAATACAAGAACCCATCTCGCTTGCGTCACCATCCGATCGATCCATTAAAGTAGGTGATGAAAAGTTATGGATTCGAAGCGTTACGAAAACCGATACAGGCTATGATATCGTCATTGCCAGAAAACAATTTACGTTCTTGGAAACGGACAATTTATCCATACAAGCTAGCGGCAAAGTAATTCCTGTATCATCGATTTCCGAAGAACGACAGTAGGATTTGAAGAACGGCAACATTCTAAGGGAGCAGACGTATTCTTTTAACACAACGGACAAACCGGAGTTCCTGCTGCTGGACGGATTCCATTATATTAAAACCTACAATAAGAAAATTTCGATTCCTGTAGATAGCAAAAAATAAAATCATTCACCCGGAAGATAGACACTTTTGAAAAAGAGTGGGTGTTCTCCGGGTTTTTGTTTAATAAGAAATATAACAATGGATTCAATATAGGAAGTCACCTGAAGCGGGACAAACTTCTTAGGAAAGGAATGATCATTTTGAAAAATATCAGGATACTAAAAATAGGGATGTGTGTCGGGATACTCAGTTTAAGTGTTGCAAATGTAAACCTCTTTACAGGTGAATCATTACAGATAGAAGCAAACGAAAAAACAGAGCAACTCAAACATGCAAATCATGCAGCTCATAGAGAGTTCGCTCAACTTGAGAAAAAGTTTGATGCTCGGCTGGGCGTCTATGCGATCGATACGGGTACAAACCAGACAGTAGCTTATCGACCTAATGAAAGGTTTGCTTATGCATCTACCTACAAAGCTCTGGCTGCAGGAGCTTTGTTACAGCAAAACTCAAATGATCAACTTGACGAAGTTATCACGTATACAAAAGATGATCTAGTTGAATATTCACCTGTTACAGAGAAACATGTAGCTGCCGGGATGACACTTGGAGAAATTGCAGAGGCTGCTGTTCGTTACAGTGATAATACGGCAGGGAACCTTTTATTTAAAGAGCTAGATGGACCTAAAGGATTTGAAAAAGCGCTCAGACAAATTGGTGATCGGGTTACTCAGGCAGATCGTTTTGAAACAGAGTTAAACGAAGCTATTCCTGGTGACATTCGTGATACAAGTACAGCCAAAGCACTTGCTACCGATCTTAAGGCTTTCACAGTCGGAAATGCGCTCCCGGCTGACAAACGTAAAATACTTACGGATTGGATGCGTGGAAATGCTACAGGAGACAAACTCATCCGCGGTGGCGTACCAACAGACTGGGAAGTTGGTGATAAGTCAGGAGCCGGGAGCTACGGAACACGAAATGATATAGCTATCGTTTGGCCACCGAATAGTGCACCTATTATCATCGCGATTCTGTCCAGCCGAGATAAGAAAGATGCTACCTATAATAATGAACTGATTGCACAGGCGGCTAAGGTTACAATGAATGCTTTCACTTCCACCGCTTCTTATTCACTATAAAGATGGCAAATTTTATTGCATCGAACAGAGGGAAGTATTAGCTGTACTCAAACAACGTAAAGTAAATGCTTATCCAACTGTAATTATCTTGAAGGAAACTAAGTCGCCCAATTGGCGACTTGCAACGCTAACAAATGCGCGAGCATCTGAAGCGGGAGCTTCCGCTTGGGTTCATGCCGAAGACGGCGGGAATGAAATGCTGTTTCCCAATGAAGAATTTCAGGTATATGATAATC contains the following coding sequences:
- a CDS encoding TOMM precursor leader peptide-binding protein; protein product: MSAIVTVIGEGQLADLVIKQLSADDRYRLVWQRSMESGEAATGDLALVLNDAWDPSVHPAAEERFRQSGTPWLRGFVAFGEGIVGPLVRPEGQGCSQCANTRLLLAGSDRRESWGLQQKLASHGGIARDAWASRTGLLQVAHLVAAEAVKMLEGVQPETESRMYLIDLHTLKSSSHFFLPDPLCPICGRLPEDDAQMARITLQPSLKISAETYRSRSLNELKDVLSTEYLDTRTGFLNGKMVDLVSPFADASINLPLFGGDEACAGRTHSYADSEMTAILEGLERYCGLSPRGKRTVVHDSFRNVQDRALDPLRVGVHAKEQYERSCFPFKPFDPERPIDWVWGYSFLQERPILVPELLAYYSAGCGHGFVYETSNGCALGGSLEEAIFYGMLEVVERDSFLMTWYARLPLPRLDLRSVPDRELRWMTDRLEAVAGYDVYLYKSTMEHGIPSVWALAKNKKERGVNLICAAGAHPDPIRAAKSAIHEVAGMLLTVSEKFEENRQQYERMLLDPYQVVQMEDHSMLYGLKQAEERLDFLLNDDRPMQTFAEAFEPKGWNADLTDDLKAMLDVFRHLNLEVIVVDQTTPETRRNGLYCVKVLIPGMLPMTFGQHLIRVTGLDRVLRVPAELSYTLEPLSPEQLNPYPHPFP
- a CDS encoding SagB family peptide dehydrogenase: MSLMNLDDFLHRLQYDPDKVKPLDWETDWDDAPLPYKLYRGLPMFPLSREVPATLEGRDTPGVPSLRDIGHFLYYVYGLAQLTQSVMERDPSEESGGVLQMCRRFVASGGGLYPSELYLYLKLGELPAGVYHYDAAHHRLALLREGNFDDFLTRSLGHRSEANGCFGAAFVSTVYWKNFYKYNNFAFRLQGLDAGVVIGQLLEIAKRFGFSSVVHFQFLDQTINHLLGLSEQEESVYAVIPLSTEPAIRWVESGNEEEDTVSASDLCRELSPISHDHYVRSRRIADYPLLLQMSAASRLDSARLFRQIRSDEQAIPDQALTLPLPPVDRLSYDLAAVCRSRFSPETEFVLKPIGLSRLAALLREATASFTYRNDLDGPQERAEPRVCLYGCFYGVEDVPDGAYRYDGASHSLRSVCLGDHRQRMQEGMSVPNINLFQVPLCLHVAGKRGFLQSQLGKRGYRIQQMEAGMLVHRLLLAASALGMGGRPLLAFDANSSDALYRTASRDETGLIFIPIGPYRHRLRLAGSLSR
- a CDS encoding GntR family transcriptional regulator, whose translation is MNIIISNASNDPIYIQIRNQIRQSILSGELRAGDSLPSIRQLAKDLQVSVITTKRAYEELEKEKLIDSVKGKGCFVSGANKDFIREQRMKQLEEKMMELIQESKELSMSQQDVIDHLTLLFEEEEAP
- a CDS encoding ABC transporter ATP-binding protein: MNAIELRNLTKTYSQFTVDNISLDVKQGYITGLIGPNGVGKSTLIKMMLGIIRPDSGSIKILGTDMPKQEVDIKQRIGIVSDDCFYYEHLTIRDTKKMIAPFYKKWNEKKFNSYLEQFELSPKKKIEQLSKGMKVKFSLAVALSHEAELLIMDEPTSGLDPVFRREMLDLLADMMQDERNSIIFSTHITTDLDRIADYIAFINRGKLVFNEAKDEVLERYAIVKGDSELLDSDIRNKFVGIRETAVGFEGLVDNRQEAEQLFGNYAVFDTPSLEDIMYFTAKGGRKGGRIYA
- a CDS encoding ABC-2 transporter permease, which produces MLNLLRKDFIALKSSLWMSLMYLAVFSAAFIPSLSSSIHLVGIYTAFATLSLGTMSDIKNHNHNFLVTLPISRKHIIKAKYITAIIYTLFGVLASYGIHSIVKLAVPELNKPDYSVMDILGPVGIALVLASIYLPLFYALSKKGNTIINVVFLIILIALSQPTAIFMNMINERGFSSDPTLFLILIGILLLFIASYYVTVQLFTRKDL
- a CDS encoding CPBP family intramembrane glutamic endopeptidase gives rise to the protein MYGQGDKKRRTRQMKDKKWILLVLAGWSTLVVSLFLAGLAGDAANQLLGLSGNSRTFVQGIVMSGLVVPIILYLYPHVYKITGVQSKPSVYSWKRLPHFMTGVLLATALASLGFIIASSQGWVVIEKWHTPDQWLAALITNVIVAFLYEALPEELGLRGMLYDLLRHRFAAWLAVLFQIILFILVPVTATWLQVLCGFPPGNTINVFYVTLILSFGTCLQLLRLWTGSLWASIGFHLAYLEIIRFVIFPHKYGGPIITFHESEPGLAWLISVSMIIVGGIVVSLVILGAKRFIRKRDNRQEAAQLYGQSDK
- a CDS encoding alpha/beta hydrolase family protein, whose product is MKKKITIAIMIIVLLIGGAGLYILKQHSFDMVDQAVEIQTPQGKLTGTFVLPKNYSDKLGLVLFIHGDGPIDASHDDGYKPLWERLASLGYASLSLNKRGINGSEGNWLHQSIDDRVEEARQAIAWAKEQPMIDEKQVGVWGASQAGWVIPKLAEKEPLAFSLLLSPAINWISQGQYYTRKEMEKDGYSEAEIQDKEAYDRQVRNLLEKHASYEEYVKIARETSLMSKDRWTFVSKNFLSDATDDLRNFNSPVLLILGEEDLQVDVKDTERVYRDIVKPELLTVAVFPDADHSMLSKQTANSNLRAFFISLFAPRQITIPGYMDEIEQFLKNSKGLREKASVLSKKGNF
- a CDS encoding GNAT family N-acetyltransferase, producing MNAARITIEPMQAKYNPQVGRLLVHGFRGKFQHLTNMSDEDLALFFEKLLEHIPAEPASRRIVALEEGEVIGTLSIKWNANSEIKEEKKQLPSWRSFNSFGKWNLLKLFIGLSLLDHKPQAGECYIAAVVVHPDHRSKGVGKLLLEWAQQFVQAEPSLNILSLHVSGKNPRAKHLYEQLSFYTHSQENSILSHFLFDEWKWNYMVLRLK